A window of Fragaria vesca subsp. vesca linkage group LG7, FraVesHawaii_1.0, whole genome shotgun sequence contains these coding sequences:
- the LOC101302498 gene encoding monocopper oxidase-like protein SKS1-like yields MAASRLSLLALVALTHIALLSTLCSAADPYVFYDFKVSYITASPLGVPQRVIAINGKFPGDPINATTNNNVVVNVHNGLDEDLLMTWSGIQMRRNSWQDGVLGTNCPIPKTWNWTYNFQVKDQIGSFFYFPSLNFQRAAGGFGSFHLNNREVIDIPFAKPDGDIFIMIGDWYTRNHTALRMALDAGKDLGMPDGVLINGKGPYQYNKTLVPDGIQYETINVEPGKTYRLRVHNVGVSTSLNFRIQNHNLLLAETEGHYTIQQNYTNFDIHVGQSYSFLVTMDQNASSDYYIVASARFVNESIWQRVTGVAVLHYSNSKGPVSGPLPDAPKDAFDPQWSMNQALTVRQNGSASGARPNPQGSFHYGQINITDTYVLKIVPPVTIDGKLQATINGISFVNPQTPIRLADQHKIKGAYKLDFPNMSLSRLPRRDMSVINATYKGFIEIVFQNNDTTVQTFHLDGYSFFVVGMGYGNWTVDSKNNYNKWDAISRCTTQVFPGAWTAVLISLDNPGAWNLRSQNLDRWYLGQETYLRIVNPEENGETEFTAPDNVLYCGALANLQKQQKTSSASSISSETFKLFFSLLMAFFTLVCTFR; encoded by the exons ATGGCTGCTTCTCGCCTCTCTCTGCTGGCTCTGGTTGCTCTGACCCACATTGCTCTGCTTTCCACTCTCTGCTCCGCCGCCGACCCTTACGTGTTCTACGATTTCAAGGTGTCCTACATCACTGCTTCACCTCTCGGAGTCCCTCAGAGG GTTATTGCGATTAACGGGAAGTTTCCAGGTGATCCTATCAATGCTACTACGAACAACAATGTTGTTGTTAATGTGCATAATGGGCTCGACGAAGACCTCCTTATGACTTG GTCTGGAATCCAGATGAGGCGCAATTCATGGCAGGATGGTGTTCTTGGTACGAATTGCCCAATCCCGAAAACGTGGAACTGGACTTATAACTTCCAAGTTAAGGATCAGATTGGGAGCTTCTTCTACTTCCCGTCTCTGAATTTTCAGAGGGCTGCTGGTGGCTTTGGCTCTTTTCATCTCAATAATAGGGAGGTCATTGATATTCCCTTTGCTAAGCCTGATGGGGATATTTTCATCATGATTGGTGACTGGTATACCCGTAACCATACG GCATTGAGGATGGCTCTTGATGCTGGAAAAGACCTTGGGATGCCAGATGGAGTTCTCATCAATGGGAAGGGGCCTTATCAATACAACAAGACCCTAGTACCTGATGGGATTCAGTACGAAACCATCAATGTTGAACCAG GGAAAACTTATCGACTCCGTGTGCACAATGTTGGTGTTTCAACTAGTTTGAACTTTAGGATTCAGAATCACAATCTGCTTCTAGCTGAAACAGAGGGGCATTATACAATCCAGCAGAACTATACCAACTTTGATATCCATGTTGGACAGTCGTATTCTTTTCTTGTTACCATGGATCAAAATGCCAGTAGTGATTACTACATTGTGGCAAGTGCAAGGTTTGTGAACGAATCAATTTGGCAGCGGGTTACAGGTGTTGCTGTCTTACACTATTCAAACTCTAAAGGACCAGTCAGTGGTCCTCTTCCTGATGCTCCCAAGGATGCTTTTGACCCACAGTGGTCGATGAACCAGGCACTGACTGTCAG GCAAAACGGATCTGCAAGTGGAGCTCGCCCTAATCCTCAGGGATCATTTCACTATGGTCAAATTAACATCACTGATACATATGTGTTAAAAATTGTGCCACCAGTCACGATTGACGGGAAACTGCAAGCAACGATAAATGGCATCTCTTTTGTCAATCCTCAGACACCAATCAGGCTTGCTGATCAGCATAAAATTAAAGGAGCTTATAAGCTTGATTTCCCCAACATGTCACTCAGTAGGCTTCCTCGAAGAGACATGTCTGTTATTAATGCTACGTATAAGGGTTTTATTGAAATTGTTTTCCAGAACAATGACACCACAGTGCAGACTTTTCATTTGGATGGATATTCCTTTTTCGTAGTTGG GATGGGTTATGGTAATTGGACAGTAGATAGTAAAAACAACTACAACAAGTGGGATGCAATCTCTCGCTGCACTACACAG GTCTTCCCTGGGGCATGGACTGCAGTGCTTATCTCACTTGACAATCCTGGAGCATGGAATCTTAGATCACAAAACCTTGATAGATGGTATCTGGGACAAGAGACATATTTGAGAATTGTCAATCCTGAGGAGAATGGTGAAACAGAGTTTACTGCGCCCGACAATGTACTGTATTGTGGTGCCTTAGCCAACTTACAGAA GCAACAGAAAACATCGTCTGCATCATCAATTTCCAGTGAAACTTTCAAGCTGTTCTTCTCTCTGCTGATGGCTTTCTTCACATTGGTCTGCACTTTTAGGTGA